CAACTAACGACAGGAGTCTGTTTCTTCCGTCCACGTAAAtgaatgatttaaaatatagtggCCTATTTTTAGAATATCATTTCGAAAATATTGTTACACAGAATTCGcctatttgaaattttcaaattgtaaacaaagcaaaaacagcTGATAATCAGGGTTGCGTTTACGCTTCCAGAAAAGCGGTCTTTATATAGTctatatttgcaaatatatacataaagcAGTTTTTAGTTTGGTTCAGTGAAATTTTACTATTCTCTTTGATACATCGttcttttgaatatttatttggtatggTTGATTACTTCACCGATtactttcaaaaatttgtataaaaatatcgataagCCGGAACTATCGATGAATGTCCAGCTCTAGAATATCATTGAATTTACACTCAtgacatatgtatattgtggGTGCCAAAGACAGATATAAACAAGtgcttaaattataataatgccATGTCAGGTGCGTATATCTTAAGACATTAGCTTATTAAATCTTTTAGTTCAACCatttatttgagtattttatattattataggACACTCTGGGAAAGGCGTCGCGACAACTCCGTTGCAGTCACACGTGGAGGTgaaaaatcaaagcaacaTAGATCATTTCATAATTGATTCCTGCTCTGATGAGATCTATTATTGTGAAGATTGTGGCAACGACTTTGACAGCATCGATGCGTATAACAGGGCACACAGTGGGCCAAACAGTTGCGTTGGAGTCGCTGAAACTGGATCCCTTTTCACGGTCCACTCTGTTGACGACAAAGATGAGCCCTATTTGGGTGAAGACACAATTGATAGCGACGCCATTGTGATTGAAGATGAGGCTATCGAAGAGCTTGACAATGTAAGCGAGCCTCAGCTTTGGGAAGTGCTGGACGATAGTGAAGTGGTGCCAGTTGCAGAAACTGAATCATATGCGGAAGATGATGTTGAACTTGAGGAGATTCCCAATAAATCCGAGCGCTACTTTTGCTTTGATTGCCACAGCATATTCGAAACGCGACAAAGCGCCGAAGAACACAGCTGCCCTCAGGCAGAACCAAATAACGAACCAGgcgcaaagcaaaacaacgcATTATTTGCCAAAACGCAGACGCCAGTGAGACGGAAAGTAACTACCAACTCTGCAACTGAAGGGAGTAGTAGCACGATATGCAATATTTGCAGCACGCAATTCAGTTCGGCAAAGTGTCTGAAGTTCCACATGCGAATCCACAACGAACGTGCCTCCAAGTCCATACAGGACGCGTTGCCGGTTGGTGCGCATCAGCAGTACAGCGAACTTGATCAATTCTATTGCGAGATCTGCAATAAGAGGTAAGCGGAATTTTTGCGATTCTCACTTCTCAGCTAACGTCTAGTGATCTTATAGCTTCGAACAGAATCTGTTGACGGTTCACAAACAGATGCATCAGAGCGAGAACAAGTTCTCTTGCGGCACTTGCAATCGCAAGTTTGACAATATCATCAACTATGAGATGCACCTCAAGATTCACGAGCGCCAATCAAAAaagaccaacaacagcagcactaGCAACAGCcgaagcaacaaaagcaacgatattgccaatggcaatgcgAAGCCAGGATTTCCCTGTCAATACTGTGAGCGTGTCTTTTCACGTCCCTACGAGAAGGTGAAACATGAGCGTGTCCACACCGGAGAGAAGCCTTACAGCTGTGAAGTGTGCGGCAAAACCTTCCGCGTCTCTTACTCCCTGACTCTTCACCTGCGGACGCACACCAACATTCGTCCCTACGTGTGCACGACCTGCAACAAACGGTAAGAGTGATAGATCCATTACCTGTGGCTACTATGGCTAACAATCTTATCCCAACAGATTCAAATCGCATCAGGTTTACTCGCATCATTTGCGTATACACAGCTCGGAGCGCCAGTATGTCTGTGATAGCTGCCCAAAATCGTTTCGCACCTCGGTGCAGCTGTATGCCCACAAGAATACGCATACAAAGCCGTATCAATGCGCTGTGTGCAATCGACCCTTTGCCTCGCTGTACGCTGTCAAAACTCACATGGCAACCCACCGAATTAGCGACGCGAAAAGCATCAGCAATGCGGCAGTCAAGAGTCAGCAGCTGACGAATAAGTATTGGTGCATCACCTGTGGTGCAGAGTATGAGCGTCCCTTTGCCCTGAGGCTGCATATGAAGGCGGCCCACGGACATCCCGATGACGCGGACTCCCGTCTAGCCAAGGTGCCACCCTCCATCGATGACGACAACAATGAAGTCATGGTACCGGACTCTGAAACGGCTGTGCTGATTGCGGCGGCTAATGCGGACTCGGCGGCATATTTGGATGCAGGCGATGAGTTGGATGTGGTTATTGCTGAGCCAAAATATGAAGAATGCATCGAAGTCTCAACTGATGCGGTGAGTGTTGCAGTGTAAACGCGTAAAATAGTTTACTAGTTCTTTTTCTTGTTCAAATGAGTTAGCTCATTCATATAACAGTAGTTGTGCACTGGACCGTCTAATGCATCgctttttctctttcactcttctAGTTTGATGTGGAAACCTTTCACAGCGAAGAGATCATTACAGACTGGctaaagtgaaaataaaagcagcgTGTTTTACTTGTGAATATTTATTGCTGGCGTACATACATCttgcatataataaaataagttaagaaaattcaaaatggattCTTGATTACAACTAAttgcataatataatattaataatatatgtataatgcTAAAAGTACAAACATATAACTGTATTTATTGGTAAACAGCATTCTAGCATCATCAACATTATAAACTATTCTTGTTCCTCCGTTTTCTCCGACTTATCGTCGCCATCATCTGCTTCGCATATTTCCTTCAGTACTTCAACCAGATTGTTGGCCTCGTCGAGTTCTTTACGCATTATGTTGATCTCCTCCTCCAGGCCCTCGATTCGCTCGTGCAAATGGCGATTCTCGTTCAGAGTGTTTTCTAGTGCAGAGCGACGCTGCTCTGCCAGCAGTTTGTAGTAGTTCTCGCCAGGCTCACATTGGCTGGTTAAATCTTCAGCGGTGATTGGCTTATCAGCTTCGTtaacttcagcttcagtttgtGTGTCAGCGTCCTGCGtggctattgttgttgttgttgtcgaacCAGAGTCAACGCATTTGCGTTTACCGTACTTTGGCGCTACATTCACGCCAGCTTTCAAGCGACTGAGCTGATCCACAATGGAAACGCGACCAGATCCTGTGAGATTCTCCTTATCGTTGGCGTTTGCCTGCAAAGGCTTTAGAGTTTTGCGTTGTTGCTTCAGATGCTCCTGTTGTTCGGCCTCACTCTCAACTTGAATGTAAACTCGCGCAGCGCCTGAAGACATTTTCAAGTCGTTTGGTTAGTCGCTTTGATAAATGTTGTGCTCGCGCTTTGTTTGTTAAAACATTAATAACCAAGCGTTTTGGCTCGCGTTTCTTCCTCGGGTTTATGTTTGCGTTATGATGGCCGCCAAAATGATGCCGCGTGCTGCTGTACAGCACTGTTTCGTATAGCATTTCACAGCACTACGGTGTACAGTATTCGAAATACTAACCACGTGCAATGGTCACActccggtatatttttgcgGAAACTGGCTTGCCAGCCCTTAACAGCTGACTGCAATCGCGCTTGCAAACGTTTTTGCGgcgtttcttttgttgtttttatattattggaaaacaaacagaaaaatggTTGAAAATATAACATCGGCGCTGCATGTTGAGCTTAAATTTGTAAGTATGCCGTCAGCACTTATACGTATTTGATTATCTAATTCCATACTTACGTatttacacatacacaggACGAGGAGGACGTGCCGTATGAGGAGGAAATTCTTCGAAATGCATATTCAGTAAAGCATTGGCTCCGCTACATCGACCACAAGGCTAAGGCAGCCAACCATGGAGTGAATCTGGTCTACGAGCGTGCTCTTAAGGAGTTGCCAGGTAGCTATAAGATCTGGTACAACTACTTGCGTACACGCAGGAAGCAAGTGAGGGGCAGAATTCCCACGGATCCCATGTACGAGCAGGTGAACAACACGTTCGAACGGGCTTTAGTGTTCATGCACAAGATGCCACGCATATGGATGGACTACGGCACATTCATGAGCTCACAGTGCCGCATAACGCGTACGAGGCACGTCTTTGATCGCGCACTGCGTGCGTTGCCGATAACGCAGCATGGACGAATTTGGCCTTTGTATCTGAAGTTTGTGCAGCAGTACGAGATGCCCGAGACTGCGCTGCGCGTTTTCAGACGCTATTTGAAACTGTTCCCTGAAGATGCCGAAGAATACGTTGCGTACTTGCAGGTAGGAATGCAATATTCATACATTGTATGTAAATCTAATGTTTGACTATTGGTAATTGTAGGAGGCTGGTCGTCTGGATGAGGCAGCTCAGCAGTTGGCGCACATTGTGGATAATGAGCACTTTGTATCGAAGCACGGCAAATCAAATCATCAGCTATGGAACGAACTCTGCGATCTAATATCGAAGCATCCCCACAAGGTGCATTCACTCAATGTGGATTCGATCATTCGTGGTGGCTTGCGTCGCTACACAGATCAGTTGGGCCATCTTTGGAACTCCTTGGCTGACTATTATGTGCGTTCTGGTTTATTCGATCGTGCTCGCGACATATACGAGGAAGCTATTCAAACTGTGACTACAGTGCGAGATTTTACCCAAGTTTTCGATGAGTACGCGCAGTTTGAAGAGCTGTCGTTGAATAAGCGCATGGAACAAGTGGCCAATGATGCAGATGCGAACGAAGAGGATGACATTGATGTAGAGCTCCGTTTGTCTCGCTTTGAATACCTCATGGAGCGTCGATTACTGCTGCTCAACAGCGTATTGCTTCGTCAGAATCCGCACAACGTGCACGAGTGGCACAAGCGTGTTAAGTTGAACGAGGACAAACCGGAGGAGATCATCAACACTTACACCGAGGCCGTGCAGACTGTTCAGCCGAAGCAGGCGGTGGGTCAACTGCACACTTTGTGGGTGGAGTTTGCCAAGTTCTACGAGACCAACGGCCAGTTGGAGGATGCCCGTGTGGTATTCGAACGTGCAACTCAAGTGGAGTTTGTCAAGGTCGAGCACTTGGCTGCAGTGTGGTGTGAATGGGCCGAGTTTGAGCTGCGCCAACAACAGTTCGAAGAGGCTCTCAAGTTGATGCATAGAGCCACAGCCGTACCAAAGCGGAAGGTGGCATATCATGACGATACGGAAACGGTGCAAACACGTCTATATAAATCACTAAAAGTGTGGTCCATGTACGCCGATCTTGAGGAGTCGTTTGGCACGTTTAAAACTTGTAAAGCAGTCTACGAACGTATCATTGACCTGAAGATTTGTACGCCGCAAATCATCATCAATTATGGCTTGTTTTTGGAAGAGCACAATTACTACGAGGAAGCCTATCGTGCCTACGAAAAGGGCATCGCGTTGTTCAAATGGCCAAATGTCTATGACATTTGGAATTCGTATCTATCCAAGTTTTTGGAACGCTATGGCGGCACCAAATTGGAGCGTGCACGTGATCTGTTTGAACAGTGTCTGGACCAATGTCCGCCGGAGCATGCCAAGTACTTCTATTTGCTGTATGCCAAGCTCGAGGAGGAACACGGATTGGCGCGTCATGCCATGGCTGTTTATGATCGAGCCACTAGCGCCGTGAAGGTTGAGGAAATGTTTGATATgtacaacattttcattaaaaaagcTGCCGAGATTTATGGTCTTCCGCGCACACGAGAAATCTATGAGAAAGCTATTGAAGCTTTGCCAGAACAGCACATGCGTCACATGTGTGTCAAGTTTTCCGAGTTGGAGACCAAACTGGGCGAAGTGGATCGTGCCAGAGCAATCTATGCGCATTGTTCGCAGGTAAGAATAAGATTTCAGCACGTATATTTAATTCGACTAATGTTCTTTTCTGTTCGAAAGGTTTGTGATCCTCGAATAACCGCCGATTTCTGGCAGACTTGGAAGGAGTTTGAAGTGCGCCACGGCAACGAGGACACAATGCGAGAGATGCTGCGCATTAAGAGATCCGTGCAGGCAACCTACAATACCCAGGTCAATATGATGGCTGCCCAATTCCTCAACAAAGGCACTGCCGCTGCTGATGCTGGCGCTGGCGCAGATGCTATGCGTCAGCTGGAGGAGAAGGCGAGGCAGGCGGCGGCTGAGGCCAAGCAGAGTCAACCAGAGAGAGCTGCTTCGAATATTATGTTTGTGCGTGGAGAGACGCAAGGCGGTGTCAAGGATAAGCACAACACTGTTGTCAATCCCGACGAGATCGATATTGGCGACAGCGATGAAGAGGATGAAGATGAGGACGAGGAAAACGCAGAAAATGAGGAAACGTCAAATGGAGCAGCAGTCACAAAAGCCGATGATGAAGGTCTCGCAATGAAGAAGCTGCGATTCGAGCAAAAAACTATTCCTGCTAAAGTCTTTGGTGGGCTTAAGCCCAAAAATCGTGAGGATTCGGATGaggaataacaaaaataacatcAAACTTTTTTctaacattattatttgaaacaCGATTTAATtggcaatattttatatttcttctaCAATGAGTGTCtctgaaaaaataaaactgaaagctgacaatttggcagccatattaaaaaaaggaaagcatTACTTCTAGCAGGCGCTGCTTTAGACTTGGCACTCAGATTAAACACAGCAAAgataaaaacacatttcacattcacattcacattacAAATACATTCAGACGAATTTCGAAACAGTAATTACGAAAAAAAGCTTTTACAAAATAACCGAGATAATGGCCAACTACATTGCAAATGCGCTGAACAAGAGCAAAAGGATCTACAAGGGAGTGCAATACTTGAGAGCGTTCACCCAAGCCGGGGTGAAAAATCGATCTTTAGGGCGTCTATTGCCAACTTATAGCCCGACTGGTGATCGGCAAGTGCGTCATTATGCCATCAAATGCGAGGAAGGAAGTGTGGTCAAGGGCGTTGTGGTGGGCGTTTATTCCAAGGAGGGTGACAAGGAGGCAAAGCTCACTTCCAGCGGGGAGAAGTTTGATGATCGAGCCCAGGGCAAGATATCGGAGCTGATAAGGGAGACGGGCATGAGGGGCGACCTCGGCAAGGGACTCGTCTTTATGAATGTGGACGCCGAGTTCAGTGCAGTTGCTGTCGTTGGCCTGGGACAGGAGGGTGCGGGATTCAATGACCTCGAGGTAATTGACGAGGGCATGGAGAATGCTCGTGTGGCCGCTGGAGTCGGAGCGCGAGCTCTGCAAATGCAGGGAGTCACCGATGTGTTCGTCGACTCCATGGAGTACCCAGAGCAGGCAGCTGAGGGCAGCGCCCTGGCCATTTGGCGATACAACAGCAATCGCCGTAAGCAGGATCGCACGCACATACCCAAGCTGGAGCTCTATGATTCGCCAGAGGTTGATGCCTGGACGCGAGGTCTCTTCAAAGCCGAGTCGCAGAATTTGGCCAGACGTCTCTGTGATTCACCGGCCAACCAAATGACACCTACGATTTTCGCACAGTCCACCGTGGATGCGCTGTGTCCCTGCGGAGTTAGTGTCGAGATTCGCTCTATGGACTGGATCGAGGAGAATCGCCTAAACTCATTCCTCATGGTCGCCAAGGGCAGCTGTGAGCCGCCAGTCGTGCTGGAGATCACCTATTGCGGCACGGCACCCGAGGATAAGCCCATCCTGCTGCTGGGCAAGGGACTGACCTACAACAGCGGAGGACTTTGTCTGCGTCCCAAGGATTGCATGCACATGTATCGCGGCTGCATGGCGggcgccgctgccgctgtggCAACGATTCGGGCAGCGGCTGCTCTGTCCTTGCCCCTCAACGTGAGCGCTGTGCTGCCGCTTTGCGAGAACATGCCATCGGGCATGGCGGTGAAGCCGGGCGACGTGGTCACCCTGATGAATGGCAAGACCCTGGGTATCGTGGACGTGAGCAAGGCGGGAGCGGTGGTCATGGCAGATCCCCTGTTGTATGCACAGAGCAATTTCAAGCCCCGTCTGGTGGTGGACATTGCCACACTGGGATATGGCGTCTGTTGTGGTCTTGGAGGCAGTGCGGCGGGCATTTTTAGCAATTCAAATTTCGTTTACAAGCAGTTCGAGAAGGCCGGCAGCTTGACCGGCGATCGCGTCTGGCGCTTGCCCCTCTGGAATTACTTCAAGCAGCTGGTCACACCGAACAAAACATTTGACATTAGCAATCGTGGCCGTGGTCCTGCCTCCAGTTGCATAGCAGCTGCCGTGCTGCACGAGCTGGTCCCATGCGTCGACTGGGCTCATCTGGACATCCGCAACGTTGGCATGATGACGCGATACAATCCGTTGCCATATTTACTCCAGGATCGTATGACGGGACGTCCCACACGCACCATCATTCAGTTCCTCTACCAGATGGCCTGTCCGGACACCAAGTAGAATCTCTTCGGCGTatcatttgctttttaaacAATTGGCTCTCAGTGTTTTTAATCGTTTTGTGTGggaatttcatatttcatatttgattGCAGTGCAACTTCAAAATCTACTTGTTATTTCAAACTGTTCAAGAACGCGCAGAAGGTATTTTGCAAGATATTAACTTTTAAGAGAATGGACGTGAAGTGAAGGAGTAAATCTGCAGAGTGTATTCGTACTTATGCTAGAAAAAGAGAAGAATAAATTGTGAAGCATATctgaaatttgttgtttctcGCTCTAGAGGGATTTGTAGACCCAAAAGTCTCTTTATACCTGCTCAGTGGACTCATCATCAGTTGGGTCATCTCTTCATCAAGCATGTCGCATATTTCAGatgttatttaattagtttaattgaGCAAAAATGGTAAATGTTGGGCCCAAAAGTGATGTTAAATATCGAAGTGGTGACGGGATGGGGACAGAGTAGGGGACACGGCTTTCCTTTCTTGTCCTTTGCTTTTTTGTAGTCTACTTATGGGCGGCTTATTAGGCTAATTGCATAAAGTTGGCTTTAATGAGTTGAAAAACGGTGCCAAGCCTGGTCACTGAAAGCCACAAAGTATAATGTCAGTTCATTTTTGTTcatgcttttgttgttggtttgctGCTGAATCTGTTGTGCTGCGGACTTTGAATTTATGACACGGCTTTAATGGGTTAACTAGGTTAATGCCCATCCTCTTTGCCTTCTTTCATCAAGCCTGCCCTCAGATGGTTCGCTGGATCTAGCCCTTAAATAGTTTCACCCTTGCAGTGCCAACATAAATTTTGACaattaagcaaacattttgtgcTCAACTTCGCCAAATTGGCAGCCAAGAGAGAGAcggtgagagagagagagagagagagagagagaagcacaCACTCCAGATTTCTGTGCGTCCCAAGTATCCCCTCAACACCACGAGAATGTGCACAAGTCATTAGgccacaaaattataattttgaatcaTTTTTCTAATTATCCGATTCGCTGATACTAAGAATACACTTCCAAAGCCTTGGCATAAAATTGATTCTTTTTACAAAAGTAATTTCTATACTTTGCGATTAAAACTAATTATCGAAAGAAGACTAATTTGCGGATTATAGAGTATTCATTAGTGTACGCCTTCAGTTAATTTTTGTTAGCCCTTAGCACTCTCGAGTTATCTGCTTGGGACATATTAGGGGTGAAGCTTCTAGCTGAGGGCTCGTGCTGGAGTGCAGCCAAATGAATTTACTAATGAGCAATCAGGCCTCaagaatataaaacatttttggggGTTTCGGTGCTCTTTAAAAACCTTATTGGAATGCCAACAGATTTGGCAGTGGTAAAATGAAACGACCAACAGAAGTTGAGATTCTTTTTGCGCATCGCATATTCAGCAAAGTGTTAATCATTAGCAACGACTACACAAAGCAGAAATCAGTGAGAATTATGattgtaaatttaaagtacGTCACGTTCGTTGTCCAGTTGCAAACGACTATTTGCAGAGACGACTCTGAACCACCTTTTGGGTTTGGCTTCCACCCAAAAAATCCTTTGACGGGTCTAGAAAGAATAGCAATTGTGATAAAATTCAGCGTTGCTAATGCCGACCACAGCAAAATGCGATAAATTGCGGCTTATGATTTTTATACTCTCTCCACGGGTTGCATCACTTAGTCATAACAGTTgaatctttttatatatttatttatttatttttgtacgcTATGTACCTCTAACCGAAtaatgctttaaaattattgcgATTGTTACACAAAAAATTCTTTCATAATACCAATTCATAATAATTTCCTAATTTTTTAcaaaaagatttaaaataatcaagGATTTTAGACTTAATTTAAGCCCGTAATTTGATGTACGCATTTTAGATTTAATGGACAAAGAATACATTTCTATAAAAGTTGAATCTACTTGTTAGAGTTTTTGGTCATTCTTCGTGAGGTCCTGGGTTCAAATGCTGTTCGATTCGGTGACAAGTACTTCTtaagtaattataaataaaatacattattatgttaaaatgaatatataatattaaatgctaataaaactatgtaataaaaaaaatcctatactcaaattaaatctttttggcactaataaaatgaaataaattcgGGATTATGCAGATATTGACAAAGTTGCgttcttatattatttatttatacctaattttattctattctttatttataataatttcaattttttatgatttatgtttaacttaatattaattcatCTTTCTAATATTCGTTTTCGAAAACAATTTAACTGTAATagtaaaatgtgtttttcttaGCGATGAATTAATTGCATAGAGTATACGCTTGTATCCATCAGAATTTCACAATTCTGCTCGCTCAATCACTTTGTCTTTCCCCCCTCGTCTATCTCTCTATCTTGCTATCATTATTTGTCTGTGGGACAAACGCGGGGGAATCTCTTTCTGCGGTCGGATAGCTGCTGGCTAAAGTTTGGCgactgtttttattaaattttttttttttttttttggcttttgggttTTTCGATGTCGCTTTCTATGAACATTTTTATAGCATTGCGTCTTGCCTTGTTTTCCGACTCTGTG
This is a stretch of genomic DNA from Drosophila albomicans strain 15112-1751.03 chromosome 3, ASM965048v2, whole genome shotgun sequence. It encodes these proteins:
- the LOC117567372 gene encoding zinc finger protein 208, translated to MSGHSGKGVATTPLQSHVEVKNQSNIDHFIIDSCSDEIYYCEDCGNDFDSIDAYNRAHSGPNSCVGVAETGSLFTVHSVDDKDEPYLGEDTIDSDAIVIEDEAIEELDNVSEPQLWEVLDDSEVVPVAETESYAEDDVELEEIPNKSERYFCFDCHSIFETRQSAEEHSCPQAEPNNEPGAKQNNALFAKTQTPVRRKVTTNSATEGSSSTICNICSTQFSSAKCLKFHMRIHNERASKSIQDALPVGAHQQYSELDQFYCEICNKSFEQNLLTVHKQMHQSENKFSCGTCNRKFDNIINYEMHLKIHERQSKKTNNSSTSNSRSNKSNDIANGNAKPGFPCQYCERVFSRPYEKVKHERVHTGEKPYSCEVCGKTFRVSYSLTLHLRTHTNIRPYVCTTCNKRFKSHQVYSHHLRIHSSERQYVCDSCPKSFRTSVQLYAHKNTHTKPYQCAVCNRPFASLYAVKTHMATHRISDAKSISNAAVKSQQLTNKYWCITCGAEYERPFALRLHMKAAHGHPDDADSRLAKVPPSIDDDNNEVMVPDSETAVLIAAANADSAAYLDAGDELDVVIAEPKYEECIEVSTDAFDVETFHSEEIITDWLK
- the LOC117567373 gene encoding geminin, with amino-acid sequence MSSGAARVYIQVESEAEQQEHLKQQRKTLKPLQANANDKENLTGSGRVSIVDQLSRLKAGVNVAPKYGKRKCVDSGSTTTTTIATQDADTQTEAEVNEADKPITAEDLTSQCEPGENYYKLLAEQRRSALENTLNENRHLHERIEGLEEEINIMRKELDEANNLVEVLKEICEADDGDDKSEKTEEQE
- the LOC117567371 gene encoding pre-mRNA-splicing factor syf1 homolog, with the translated sequence MVENITSALHVELKFDEEDVPYEEEILRNAYSVKHWLRYIDHKAKAANHGVNLVYERALKELPGSYKIWYNYLRTRRKQVRGRIPTDPMYEQVNNTFERALVFMHKMPRIWMDYGTFMSSQCRITRTRHVFDRALRALPITQHGRIWPLYLKFVQQYEMPETALRVFRRYLKLFPEDAEEYVAYLQEAGRLDEAAQQLAHIVDNEHFVSKHGKSNHQLWNELCDLISKHPHKVHSLNVDSIIRGGLRRYTDQLGHLWNSLADYYVRSGLFDRARDIYEEAIQTVTTVRDFTQVFDEYAQFEELSLNKRMEQVANDADANEEDDIDVELRLSRFEYLMERRLLLLNSVLLRQNPHNVHEWHKRVKLNEDKPEEIINTYTEAVQTVQPKQAVGQLHTLWVEFAKFYETNGQLEDARVVFERATQVEFVKVEHLAAVWCEWAEFELRQQQFEEALKLMHRATAVPKRKVAYHDDTETVQTRLYKSLKVWSMYADLEESFGTFKTCKAVYERIIDLKICTPQIIINYGLFLEEHNYYEEAYRAYEKGIALFKWPNVYDIWNSYLSKFLERYGGTKLERARDLFEQCLDQCPPEHAKYFYLLYAKLEEEHGLARHAMAVYDRATSAVKVEEMFDMYNIFIKKAAEIYGLPRTREIYEKAIEALPEQHMRHMCVKFSELETKLGEVDRARAIYAHCSQVCDPRITADFWQTWKEFEVRHGNEDTMREMLRIKRSVQATYNTQVNMMAAQFLNKGTAAADAGAGADAMRQLEEKARQAAAEAKQSQPERAASNIMFVRGETQGGVKDKHNTVVNPDEIDIGDSDEEDEDEDEENAENEETSNGAAVTKADDEGLAMKKLRFEQKTIPAKVFGGLKPKNREDSDEE
- the LOC117567370 gene encoding cytosol aminopeptidase, encoding MANYIANALNKSKRIYKGVQYLRAFTQAGVKNRSLGRLLPTYSPTGDRQVRHYAIKCEEGSVVKGVVVGVYSKEGDKEAKLTSSGEKFDDRAQGKISELIRETGMRGDLGKGLVFMNVDAEFSAVAVVGLGQEGAGFNDLEVIDEGMENARVAAGVGARALQMQGVTDVFVDSMEYPEQAAEGSALAIWRYNSNRRKQDRTHIPKLELYDSPEVDAWTRGLFKAESQNLARRLCDSPANQMTPTIFAQSTVDALCPCGVSVEIRSMDWIEENRLNSFLMVAKGSCEPPVVLEITYCGTAPEDKPILLLGKGLTYNSGGLCLRPKDCMHMYRGCMAGAAAAVATIRAAAALSLPLNVSAVLPLCENMPSGMAVKPGDVVTLMNGKTLGIVDVSKAGAVVMADPLLYAQSNFKPRLVVDIATLGYGVCCGLGGSAAGIFSNSNFVYKQFEKAGSLTGDRVWRLPLWNYFKQLVTPNKTFDISNRGRGPASSCIAAAVLHELVPCVDWAHLDIRNVGMMTRYNPLPYLLQDRMTGRPTRTIIQFLYQMACPDTK